DNA sequence from the Candidatus Kaistella beijingensis genome:
CGATTCCAACTTAATCCGAAAAATTCCAAATCGAGCAACAGGAATTTGTTCCGGTTGGATGCAGGTTCGAGGTTCGAGAAGATGGCGCTCTGCTGATGCCGGTTTTGCCATTTCCGATCACGCTGATTGGAACGGACTTTTAGAAACGGTAAAAGCAACCGGCGCCGAAAAAGTTCATGTTACACACGGACAAACCGCAGTTTTTTCAAAATATTTAAACGAACTCGGAATCGATGCCGATGAAGTGAAAACAAATTACGGCGACGAAGAAACGGAAGAAAAAGAAATCCTTGAAGGAAATAAATAACACTAAAACCAAAAATATTTCAAAATCTCATATCCCGAAATACGAAGCTCGTAACTCGTTCCTTGCAAATGAAAACCTTCGCCCAACTCATAACCTCTTTGGAAAGCACCAACAAAACCAACGCAAAAATCGATGCGATGGTTCATTACCTACAAACCGCTCCCGAAAATGACAAACTTTGGTTTCTTGCATTGTTCACCGGAAAACGTCCGAAAAGACCTGTCAATACAAATCTTTTAAAATTATGGGCTTTAGAAATTACCCAACTTCCGGAATGGCTTTTTTTGGAAAGTTATTCTTCAGTCGGTGATTTGGGAGAAACTTTATCGCTTATTTTGCCACCTCCAGTAAATGAAATCGACAAGTCACTTTCACAATGGATGTCGGAATTGATTGATTTAAAAGACAAAACCGAAGAAGAGAAAAGGATATATGTGATCGAAAGTTGGAACGGTTTAAATTACACTGAACGATTTATTTTCAACAAGTTAATTGGCGGAAGTTTTCGAATTGGAGTTTCCAAAAAATTGTTAATCAATGCTTTGTCGAAATATTCTGAAATTGATTCAAGTCAGTTGATGCACAGCATTATGGGAAAATGGAATGTGGAAGAAACGAATTTTGAGGATTTAATTTCCGGAACCAATATCAATCCAGACAATTCAAAACCTTACCCGTTTTGTCTCGCTTATCCGATCGAGAAAGAAATTCACGAACTCGGAAATCCCGAAGATTGGCAAGCGGAATACAAGTGGGACGGAATTCGCGGACAATTAATCAAACGAAACAATGAAATTTTTCTTTGGTCGCGAGGAGAAGAATTGGTCACACCGCAATTTCCCGAACTCGTTTCTGCTTTAGAAAAGATGGAAGGTGACTTTGTTTTGGATGGCGAAATTTTAGCAGTAGTTGACAATCAGGTTTTGAATTTTAACGAGCTTCAAAAACGTTTAAACCGAAAAACAATCACCGCAAAAATGTTGAAGGAAATTCCGGTTAAATCCTTTGTTTACGATATTTTGGAGTTTAATGGCGAAGATTTGCGGGAAAAACCATTATCGGAAAGAAGAGCAATACTTGAAAAACTCATCAATGAAAATCCTCACGAAAACATCAAACTTTCTGAAATAATACAATATAAAAATTGGGAAGAATTAACCGAAATTCGTTCCAATTCAAGAGAAAACAACAGCGAAGGTTTGATGCTGAAACAGAAAAATTCCCACTATCATTCCGGAAGAAAAAAAGGCGATTGGTGGAAATGGAAAGTCGATGCTTTAACGATTGACGCCGTTTTGATTTACGCCCAAAAAGGAAGCGGAAGAAGAAGCGGTTATTACACCGATTATACTTTCGCCGTGAAAAAAGAGGATCAATTGGTCACGATTGCAAAAGCGTATTCCGGGTTAACCGACAAAGAAATTATGGAAGTCAGCAAGTTTGTTACAAAGAATTCATTAGAAAAATTCGGACCTGTCCGAACCGTAAAACCAGAATTGGTTTTCGAAATAGCATTTGAAGGAATTGGTTATAGCAATCGCCATAAAAGTGGTGTTGCATTGCGTTTTCCAAGAATTGTTCGTTGGCGACGCGATAAAAAAGTAGATGAAATTGACGATATTGAAGAGGTGAAAAAACTCATTAGATAATTAGAGAGAAATTTTTGTAATAACAATTTTCAATTAAAGACTTTGTCATCCTGAGGTAAAGTTTATCCTGAGCTCGTCGAAGGAAAGGATGCTTTTAGACAAAAATTCCAAAACAATTTTAATTAAATGCCCGAAAAATTCCAATCTTCCGAAGGCTACAAAATCGTTCAAAAATGGTTGAACGAAAAAGATTTCGTGCCTTTCGGATTTCAAATGGAAACTTGGGAGAAATTTGGGAAAAATTACAGCGGAATGGTCATCGCACCGACTGGATTTGGAAAAACATTCTCTGTTTTTTTAGCGGTGATCATTGACTTTCTAAATCATCCGGAAAATTATAAAGACGGTTTAAAGTTACTGTGGATTACGCCGCTTCGTGCATTGGCAAAAGACATCGCAAAAGCAATGACAGAAGCCATCGACGAAATAGGTCTCGATTGGAACGTAGCCGTTCGAAACGGAGATACGCCACAATCGGAAAGGGTTTCACAGACCAAAAAAATGCCCGAAATTTTAATCATCACGCCCGAAAGTTTGCAACTTCTTTTGGCTCAAAAAAATAATCAAAGATTTTTCAAAAGTCTAAAATGTGTTGCGGTTGACGAGTGGCATGAACTTTTAGGCTCGAAACGCGGTGTTTTGGTGGAGTTGGCTTTGTCGCAAATTTTATCGTATCAAAAAAATATCAAAATTTGGGGAATCACCGCAACCATCGGTAATCTCGATGAAGCAATGGAAGTTTTGATTCCCTACAAAATCAAAAAAACAAAAGTCGTTGCCAAAGAAAAAAAGAAAATCGACATTCTTCCGGTTTTTCCTGACGAGGTTGAAATTCTTCCTTGGGCAGGACATCTAGGCGGAAAACTCGTCGATAAAGTGGTTCCCATTATTTTGGAAAGCAAAACGACTTTGGTTTTCACGAACACTCGAAGTCAGGCGGAAATGTGGTATCAAATGCTGTTGAAAGAATATCCCGATTTTGCAGGTCAAATCGCGATTCATCACAGTTCCATCGATCGAGAATTGAGAATTTGGATCGAGGAAAATTTAAGTTCGGGTTATTTGAAAGCGGCGATTTCAACTTCCTCATTGGATTTGGGAGTCGATTTCAAACCAGTTGATACCGTCATTCAAATCGGTTCCAGCAAAGGTGTCGCGCGATTTTTACAACGAGCGGGAAGAAGCGGACATTCCCCATTTGAAACTTCGAAAATTTATTTTGTTCCCACTCATTCCTTAGAATTAATCGAGGTTTCCGCCTTGAAAGAAGCCGTGAAACAAAAAGTCATCGAGCCAAGAATTCCGCAAGTGATGACTTTCGATGTGTTGGTTCAGTTTCTCATGACTTTGGCGGTTGGAGATGGTTTTGAGGAGAAAAAATTATTTAAGCAAATCAAAAACACTTTCGCTTTCCGAGAAATTTCGGAAGAAGAATGGATGAGTTTATTACAGTTTATCACAATTGGAGGCGGCGCACTGAAAAATTATCAGGAATATCATAAAGTCGTCATCGAAAACGGAATTTATAAAGTCACGAACCGCAGAATTGCCATGCTTCATCGGATGAACGTCGGCGTTATTGTAAGCGATGCGATGATGAAGGTAAAATTCGTTAGCGGCGGTTACATCGGAATGATTGAGGAATATTTCATCACTCGCTTAAAACCTGAAGACAAATTTATTTTGGCGGGGAGAGTTTTGGAAATTTCCCACATCAAAGAAATGACGGTTTATGTGAGAAATGCAAAAGGTAAAGCGCAAATTCCGAGTTATTTGGGAGGACGATTGCCTTTGACCTCTTATTTGAGTCAGTTTTTGCGATTGAAATTATCTGATTCTTTGCAGGCGAAATCTTTTGAAAAAGAGTTGAAATTTCTGCATCCGCTTTTGGTAAATCAAGAGGAAAATTCACATATTCCGAAAGATGACGAGTTTTTGGTGGAAATGATTGAAACCCGCGATGGACACCACCTTTTCATGTATCCGTTTGAGGGGAGATTAATCCATGAAGTCATGTCGGCTTTAATTGCTTTTAGGATTTCTAAAATTACGCCGATTTCGTTTTCCATGGCGATGAACGATTACGGTTTTGAATTGTTGAGTTCGCAGGAAATTCCCATCAATCAAGAGAATTTGAAGAAAATCCTTTCCAAGGAAAACCTGATTCAAGATGTTTTGAGCAGTGTAAACGCAACCGAAATGGCGCGACGGAAATTTCGGGATATCGCCGTCATTTCAGGAATGGTGGTTCAGAATTATCCCGGTTTGCAAAAAAACAATAAAAGTTTGCAGGCAAGTTCGGGTTTGATTTTCAATGTTTTGGAAGATTACAATCCTGAAAATTTATTGCTGAAGCAAGCCTATACCGAAGTTTTCAACCAACAAATCGACGAACACCGTTTGATGGAAGCGTTTAAAAGAATCGAGAATTCTAAAATTATTCTGAAATTTGCGAATGCGTTCACACCGTTAAGTTTCCCGATAAAAGTCGATAGCCTAAGACAAAGTTTGTCGAGCGAAGATTTAGACGCAAGAATTTTGCGGTTGCAAAATGAGTCGATGAAAAAAAACAAAAAACGATAATGTAGAGACGCGATTTATCGCGTGTCACAGCAAGAATTGCGCAATCAAAAAATATTCAAAACGAAACCTTTAAAAATGCGTCCAAACAAACCACAAAAGTCACAAAAGTGATAAATCTATTTTTGACCTTTTTAAATTAATAACCTATAAGAACACAAAATTGAAAATCGAAGATTTTCAAACTTTTGTGCGCTAAATTGGGTTTTTAAGATTTAGATTGCATCAACATATTCTTTTGGGACTTTTGTGGTTAAATTACTTTTCACATAATTTGTTTTTATCGATTTTTGCAGTTACAAATTATGATTCAAACCCTTTCAAAAAATATCCAAAACGAAACCTTTAAAAATGCGTTCAAATAAACCACAAAAGTCACAAAAGTGATAAATCTATTTTTGACCTTTTTAAATTAATAACCTATAAGAACACAAAATTGAAAATCGAAGATTTTCAAACTTTTGTGCGCTAAATTGGGTTTTTAAGATTTAGATTGCATCAACATATTCTTTTGGGACTTTTGTGGTTAAATTACTTTTCACATAATTTGTTTTTATCGATTTTTGCACTTACAAATTATGATTCAAACCCTTTCAAAAAATATCCAAAACGAAACCTTGATGTTCACCAACCAAAAAGCCATCTTTTGGGAACGTGAAAAAACCGTAATTATCAGCGATTTGCACGTCGGAAAATCTGCGCATTTTAGAAAAAGTGGAATTGCTGTTTCTTCCGAAATTCTTCTGGATGATTTGAAGGTTTTGGAAAATCTAATTGAGTATTTTCAAGCCGAAAAACTCATTATTGTTGGCGATTTATTTCATGCGGGAATGAACAGCGACCTCAACATTTTCTGCGAATGGCGAAACAAATATTCTTCTTTAAAAATTATTTTGGTTAAAGGAAATCACGACCGAATTCAAGCCAAATTTTACGAAGAAAATTGTATTGAGATTGTTGAAGATTTAATAGATATTGAACCGTTTACTTTTATTCACGAACCCAATAATCATTCCGAAAAATTCTCTATTTCTGGTCATATTCATCCTGGAATTATTCTTTATGGAAAAGCGAAACAGGCGATAAAACTTCCTTGTTTTGCGATTTCCGAAAATCAAATTATTTTGCCCGCGTTCAGCAAATTTACCGGGCTTTACACCAAACCGCTTCATCAAAATTTCAAATTTATTGCATTTACAAAAGGCACTATTTTTGAAGTTTAGCAGGAAAATAATTTTATGAAAAACTTCACAAAAATTGCAGTTCCCGTTGCTCTGGGGATTTTAGGTCTGTTTATTTTCAATTCATGTTCGGTCGGAATTCCGAAAGGTGCAAAAGCGATTCAGAATTTCGATTCCAAAAAGTATCTCGGAAAATGGTATGAAATCGCCCGTTTCGATTATCGTTTTGAGAGAAATATGAACAACGTCACGGCGACTTATTCCCTAAAAGATAACGGAAATATTAAGGTGGACAACAAAGGATTTGATTACGTAAAAAACGAATGGAAAGAAAGTATCGGCGAGGCGAAATTCGTAAATGAACCGACAGAAGCTCGTTTGAAGGTTTCTTTTTTCAAACCAATTTGGGCGGGTTACAACGTGATCGATTTGGACGAAAATTATAAATACGCTTTGGTTGCAGGAAACAATTTGGATTATTTGTGGATTCTTTCCCGTGAAAAAACAATCCCTGAAAGTTTTAAACAAAGATTTTTGGAAAAAGCAAAAAAAATCGGCTACAAAACGGAAAACCTCATTTGGGTAAAACATGATTAGTTACTTAAACCACAAAAGGCACATAAGAAATTGTTGTGGCTCAACTCTAAAATTTTATTACTTATAAAATAATTCGCAAAAGATGAAAATCTGAAGATTTTCAGTTTTGTGTCCTTTTCTATGCTTCATTTGTAAAAAAATAAGCGAAATTTGTAGAAAACATTCTATGAACGCGTCCATCCTCATCATCGGCGACGAGATACTTTCGGGAAATACTTTAGACACCAATTCCAACTTTATCGCTTCGGAATTAAAAAATATCGGAATTTCAGTTTCAAGAATTTTTACTGTGCCGGATCAAATCGAAACAATCAAAAATGGATTGAAATCCGCCACGCAAATTTCGGAAATCGTCATAACAACAGGCGGAATCGGACCTACAAAAGATGACAAGACCAGAACTGCTTTCGCCGAATTCTTCAATGATAAATTGGTTTTGGATGACGAAACTTTCGAACATCTACAACAGCTTTTAATTAAAAGAAAACGGGAACATCTTCTCGACATCAATAAAAGTCAGGCGATTGTTTTATCCAAAGCGAAAATTTTTCAAAACGAAAACGGAACCGCACCCTGTCAAATGATCGAAGAAAATGGGAAACTCGTTTTTTCGCTTCCCGGTGTTCCTTTCGAGGTGAAACCTTTGATTAAGAATCAAATCATTCCTTATTTAAAAGAGAGATTTTCATTAAATCATATCGTAACAAAAATTATTTCTGTCGTCGATTTTCCTGAGAGTTTGCTTTCTGCAACCATTGAAGATTGGGAACTTTCTCTCCCCGAAAATATTTCACTTTCTTATTTGCCGATTGGAACGCGAATTAAATTGCGATTGACTTCAACTGGAAATGATTTACAAGAAATTCAAAATCAATTAGATGCGGCAATTGAAAAACTAAAACCTTATATCTCTGAAAAAGTAATTTCCTGGGACGGCAACGAAATTCAGGAAATTTTGAAGGAAGTATTAACGGAAAGAAATCTCACCGTTTCCACGGCGGAAAGTTGTACGGGT
Encoded proteins:
- a CDS encoding CinA family nicotinamide mononucleotide deamidase-related protein, with the protein product MNASILIIGDEILSGNTLDTNSNFIASELKNIGISVSRIFTVPDQIETIKNGLKSATQISEIVITTGGIGPTKDDKTRTAFAEFFNDKLVLDDETFEHLQQLLIKRKREHLLDINKSQAIVLSKAKIFQNENGTAPCQMIEENGKLVFSLPGVPFEVKPLIKNQIIPYLKERFSLNHIVTKIISVVDFPESLLSATIEDWELSLPENISLSYLPIGTRIKLRLTSTGNDLQEIQNQLDAAIEKLKPYISEKVISWDGNEIQEILKEVLTERNLTVSTAESCTGGELSRLITSVSGSSKYFLGGIIAYDYHKKIEILGVSERTILDKTVVSEEVAQEMSLGCQKLFKTDISLSTTGVSGPNSDDFNNEIGTVFYSIRVKDFERTNRLFLPHLERNDFANFVSQRILQDLVEVLIKME
- a CDS encoding ATP-dependent DNA ligase yields the protein MKTFAQLITSLESTNKTNAKIDAMVHYLQTAPENDKLWFLALFTGKRPKRPVNTNLLKLWALEITQLPEWLFLESYSSVGDLGETLSLILPPPVNEIDKSLSQWMSELIDLKDKTEEEKRIYVIESWNGLNYTERFIFNKLIGGSFRIGVSKKLLINALSKYSEIDSSQLMHSIMGKWNVEETNFEDLISGTNINPDNSKPYPFCLAYPIEKEIHELGNPEDWQAEYKWDGIRGQLIKRNNEIFLWSRGEELVTPQFPELVSALEKMEGDFVLDGEILAVVDNQVLNFNELQKRLNRKTITAKMLKEIPVKSFVYDILEFNGEDLREKPLSERRAILEKLINENPHENIKLSEIIQYKNWEELTEIRSNSRENNSEGLMLKQKNSHYHSGRKKGDWWKWKVDALTIDAVLIYAQKGSGRRSGYYTDYTFAVKKEDQLVTIAKAYSGLTDKEIMEVSKFVTKNSLEKFGPVRTVKPELVFEIAFEGIGYSNRHKSGVALRFPRIVRWRRDKKVDEIDDIEEVKKLIR
- a CDS encoding lipocalin family protein, which translates into the protein MKNFTKIAVPVALGILGLFIFNSCSVGIPKGAKAIQNFDSKKYLGKWYEIARFDYRFERNMNNVTATYSLKDNGNIKVDNKGFDYVKNEWKESIGEAKFVNEPTEARLKVSFFKPIWAGYNVIDLDENYKYALVAGNNLDYLWILSREKTIPESFKQRFLEKAKKIGYKTENLIWVKHD
- the pdeM gene encoding ligase-associated DNA damage response endonuclease PdeM, with the translated sequence MIQTLSKNIQNETLMFTNQKAIFWEREKTVIISDLHVGKSAHFRKSGIAVSSEILLDDLKVLENLIEYFQAEKLIIVGDLFHAGMNSDLNIFCEWRNKYSSLKIILVKGNHDRIQAKFYEENCIEIVEDLIDIEPFTFIHEPNNHSEKFSISGHIHPGIILYGKAKQAIKLPCFAISENQIILPAFSKFTGLYTKPLHQNFKFIAFTKGTIFEV
- a CDS encoding ligase-associated DNA damage response DEXH box helicase, whose translation is MPEKFQSSEGYKIVQKWLNEKDFVPFGFQMETWEKFGKNYSGMVIAPTGFGKTFSVFLAVIIDFLNHPENYKDGLKLLWITPLRALAKDIAKAMTEAIDEIGLDWNVAVRNGDTPQSERVSQTKKMPEILIITPESLQLLLAQKNNQRFFKSLKCVAVDEWHELLGSKRGVLVELALSQILSYQKNIKIWGITATIGNLDEAMEVLIPYKIKKTKVVAKEKKKIDILPVFPDEVEILPWAGHLGGKLVDKVVPIILESKTTLVFTNTRSQAEMWYQMLLKEYPDFAGQIAIHHSSIDRELRIWIEENLSSGYLKAAISTSSLDLGVDFKPVDTVIQIGSSKGVARFLQRAGRSGHSPFETSKIYFVPTHSLELIEVSALKEAVKQKVIEPRIPQVMTFDVLVQFLMTLAVGDGFEEKKLFKQIKNTFAFREISEEEWMSLLQFITIGGGALKNYQEYHKVVIENGIYKVTNRRIAMLHRMNVGVIVSDAMMKVKFVSGGYIGMIEEYFITRLKPEDKFILAGRVLEISHIKEMTVYVRNAKGKAQIPSYLGGRLPLTSYLSQFLRLKLSDSLQAKSFEKELKFLHPLLVNQEENSHIPKDDEFLVEMIETRDGHHLFMYPFEGRLIHEVMSALIAFRISKITPISFSMAMNDYGFELLSSQEIPINQENLKKILSKENLIQDVLSSVNATEMARRKFRDIAVISGMVVQNYPGLQKNNKSLQASSGLIFNVLEDYNPENLLLKQAYTEVFNQQIDEHRLMEAFKRIENSKIILKFANAFTPLSFPIKVDSLRQSLSSEDLDARILRLQNESMKKNKKR